In the genome of Nonlabens sp. MB-3u-79, one region contains:
- a CDS encoding phosphoheptose isomerase has protein sequence MSEEQFQEALNKDGTLASPVLPEGVKNYLIDIDGTITEDVPNEEPERMATCAPFPDALITLNEWYDQGHVICFFTSRTEEHRQVTEDWLNKHGFKFHSLLMGKPRGGNYHWIDNHMVRATRYTGEFTHLIEKEVKIEVFKNHK, from the coding sequence ATGAGTGAAGAACAATTTCAGGAGGCCCTGAATAAAGACGGAACCCTGGCAAGTCCAGTACTTCCAGAAGGAGTAAAAAATTATTTAATAGATATTGATGGAACCATCACAGAAGATGTGCCTAACGAAGAGCCGGAGAGAATGGCTACTTGTGCACCCTTTCCAGATGCGTTAATAACGCTCAATGAATGGTATGATCAAGGACACGTTATTTGTTTCTTTACCTCTAGAACTGAGGAGCACCGTCAGGTTACTGAAGACTGGTTGAATAAACACGGTTTTAAATTCCACAGCCTGTTAATGGGTAAACCTAGAGGTGGGAATTACCATTGGATCGATAACCACATGGTAAGAGCAACACGTTATACAGGTGAATTTACTCACCTGATAGAGAAAGAAGTGAAGATAGAGGTTTTTAAAAACCATAAATAA
- a CDS encoding MlaD family protein, whose amino-acid sequence MKFSKEIKVGILTVGAIALFIFGYQYLKGRNLLRSDRSFYAVYDNVEGLTSSAPVTINGLRVGNIDDIDFLDGSGRLLVKFHVDESFSFSSESVASVYSTSLIGGKALAIVPDYESTARPAKPGDTLQSQTDDGIQGKVMDEFIPLKDKIEHMVVSADSALTAVNQTLSPKTRLAIKSSLDEVNKTLVEIRGLSNSANSLLTDNREQLDRTIGNLDKTTKNFAAISDTLARVEIAGTVKELQAAVAKFNIVLDDIASGKGSLGKLMTDDSLYNNLERTTRQAEMLMQDIKLNPKRYVHFSVFGKKPGEYEKPEDRDQ is encoded by the coding sequence ATGAAATTTTCAAAAGAAATCAAGGTCGGTATCCTAACAGTAGGAGCTATAGCGCTGTTTATTTTTGGGTATCAGTATTTAAAAGGTCGCAATCTTTTGAGAAGTGACAGGTCGTTTTATGCGGTCTATGATAACGTTGAAGGACTAACTTCTTCTGCACCAGTAACTATAAATGGTCTACGAGTAGGTAATATAGATGATATCGATTTCCTAGATGGATCTGGAAGATTGTTGGTTAAATTTCATGTAGATGAATCTTTTAGTTTTTCTTCAGAAAGTGTTGCATCTGTATACAGCACCAGTTTGATAGGAGGTAAGGCACTTGCTATAGTACCAGATTATGAAAGTACTGCCAGACCAGCAAAGCCAGGAGATACCCTACAGTCTCAGACAGATGACGGTATTCAAGGAAAAGTCATGGATGAGTTTATCCCTTTAAAAGATAAGATTGAGCATATGGTAGTAAGTGCAGACTCTGCTCTAACTGCTGTGAATCAAACCTTGAGTCCTAAAACCAGACTTGCGATTAAGAGTAGTCTTGATGAGGTTAACAAAACCTTAGTTGAAATAAGAGGACTTTCTAATAGCGCAAATTCACTACTTACTGATAATAGAGAACAGTTGGATAGAACCATAGGAAACTTAGATAAGACGACTAAAAACTTTGCTGCTATATCAGATACTTTAGCTCGAGTTGAAATTGCAGGAACGGTGAAAGAACTACAAGCTGCTGTCGCAAAATTCAATATCGTTTTAGACGATATAGCTTCTGGTAAGGGAAGTCTTGGAAAATTAATGACAGACGACTCCTTATACAACAATTTAGAAAGAACCACTAGGCAAGCAGAAATGTTGATGCAAGACATCAAACTCAACCCTAAGCGATATGTACATTTTTCTGTTTTTGGAAAAAAGCCAGGAGAATACGAAAAACCAGAAGATAGAGACCAATAA
- a CDS encoding ABC transporter ATPase, translating into MHANFKDLPDDARVWIYQANRPFTNDELNELKPQMDNFLQQWTAHGKDLFSGVEYPYNRFIVIGLDQSKAGATGCSIDSCVRFIQSIEKAFRIDLMDKMNVTFKNGQYVAHKELSDFKKMAKAKSVSPNTIVFNNLVETVGEYKEHWEVPANESWHSRFF; encoded by the coding sequence ATGCACGCAAATTTTAAAGATCTTCCAGACGATGCTAGAGTATGGATTTACCAAGCAAATAGACCTTTTACAAATGATGAGCTGAACGAGTTAAAACCACAAATGGATAATTTCCTACAGCAATGGACGGCGCACGGCAAGGATCTTTTTTCAGGTGTGGAATATCCTTATAATCGCTTTATTGTGATAGGGTTAGACCAGTCTAAAGCCGGTGCAACAGGTTGTTCTATCGATTCTTGTGTACGTTTTATACAGTCTATAGAGAAAGCATTTCGCATCGATTTGATGGATAAAATGAATGTGACCTTTAAAAACGGTCAGTATGTTGCTCATAAAGAACTCTCCGACTTTAAAAAAATGGCCAAAGCAAAATCAGTTTCTCCCAACACCATTGTTTTCAATAACTTGGTAGAAACCGTAGGAGAGTATAAAGAACACTGGGAGGTGCCTGCAAATGAAAGCTGGCATTCGAGATTTTTCTAG
- a CDS encoding putative LPS assembly protein LptD produces the protein MSITAQELPETGIPIPVEKPKPEQKKEEKKPVNEEVAKIPEIPKDSVINDSVKKPKAFLEYRIESSAKDYKRIDRKGNTITLYNEAKIIYGDITIEAGKIIINNNTGDVFAYGILKDSLGYTQRPVFSQGGNVVKPDSIIFNKNSQKALTFNSETTQGEFNVLAETTKKVNDSVFYMQNARFTTSKNPENPEYYFLARKIKFVPNKKIVTGLVNMYIADVPTPLGLPFAYFPMTTERKSGIIIPSFGNNNSQGYFLQNGGYYFAVNDYMDLTLLGDYFTNGSYGGRVESNYTVRYKYSGSLRFLYENQLQSERGFSDFAQTSRYNLNWQHSQDAKSNPSSRFSASVNLGSSQFFRQSFNQVNQSATLVNNLSSSISYSKSFPGEPQVNFSASATHNQNTNTNAVNLTLPTLQGSVSRIFPFAPKEGTKKGVIENINLQYNLRGENRITTTDEDFFTDKMFDNAVMGLKHSIPIATNFKLGFFSFSANGNYEENWVFETFRQSLVENESGVFETVRDTINGFDAYRSYSYGASVGTTVYGSWKSKDAASKVQAVRHIIRPNISYSANPSFDQYYDRLATEQGLDAPGREEQFYSRFDGTLFGAPGRNFSSSINLGVQNNIEAKVRDSDSTKTDLKKIQILKSLNFNTSYNLAGDSLNWSPLQIRGVIPITKNIDLNLDANFDPYALDSNNNRINTFNIDNGGSLLRLTRAGFRTSFRLSSKDFEKDSDKDTDESDERTQQNGGRTDDLFGESVDYSRQENQEPEKQDINVNKDRYRFKIPWNLSFAYTMTYNNAQRQNAINQQSLMVSGDLELSPRWSIGGNTGYDFANKGISFTTLRFQRDLESFNMSFNWTPIGPRNSWFFFIGIKASALSDIKWDQRRQPDPTF, from the coding sequence ATGTCCATCACGGCACAGGAACTTCCAGAAACAGGAATACCTATTCCGGTTGAAAAACCTAAACCTGAACAGAAAAAAGAGGAAAAGAAGCCCGTGAATGAAGAGGTGGCTAAAATTCCAGAGATTCCAAAAGATTCTGTAATTAACGACTCGGTTAAAAAACCAAAAGCTTTCCTTGAGTACCGCATTGAGTCTAGTGCTAAAGATTACAAACGTATTGATAGAAAAGGAAATACCATTACCTTATACAACGAAGCAAAAATAATTTACGGTGACATTACTATAGAGGCCGGAAAAATCATCATCAATAATAATACGGGAGATGTTTTTGCCTATGGTATTCTAAAAGATTCTTTGGGCTATACACAACGTCCGGTATTCTCTCAAGGGGGGAATGTTGTAAAGCCAGACTCTATTATTTTTAATAAAAACTCACAAAAAGCACTAACATTTAATTCTGAAACTACTCAAGGAGAGTTCAATGTCCTCGCAGAAACGACCAAAAAAGTAAACGATTCTGTTTTCTACATGCAAAACGCTCGCTTTACCACTTCCAAAAATCCAGAAAATCCAGAATATTATTTCCTTGCCCGTAAAATCAAGTTTGTCCCAAATAAAAAAATCGTTACTGGACTGGTCAATATGTACATCGCAGATGTTCCGACACCCTTGGGATTGCCATTTGCTTACTTTCCTATGACTACAGAGCGTAAAAGCGGTATTATTATCCCCTCTTTTGGTAACAATAACAGTCAGGGGTATTTCTTGCAAAACGGTGGTTATTATTTTGCAGTTAATGATTATATGGACCTTACGCTATTAGGAGATTACTTTACTAATGGCAGTTATGGTGGTCGAGTGGAAAGTAACTATACCGTGCGCTATAAATATAGTGGTAGTTTAAGATTCTTATATGAAAACCAGCTACAAAGCGAGCGCGGTTTTTCTGATTTTGCTCAAACTTCTCGTTACAACTTAAATTGGCAACATTCTCAGGATGCTAAATCCAACCCTAGCTCTAGATTTAGCGCTAGTGTGAATTTAGGAAGCAGTCAGTTTTTTAGACAGTCTTTTAATCAGGTAAATCAAAGTGCTACTCTTGTGAACAACTTGAGTAGTTCCATCTCTTATTCTAAGTCCTTTCCAGGAGAACCTCAAGTCAACTTCAGTGCGAGTGCGACACACAATCAAAATACCAATACAAATGCTGTAAACTTAACCCTACCTACACTTCAAGGTAGTGTTTCTAGAATATTCCCTTTTGCTCCCAAAGAAGGAACTAAAAAAGGAGTGATAGAAAACATCAACCTACAGTACAATTTAAGAGGAGAAAATCGCATCACTACAACAGATGAAGATTTTTTTACCGATAAGATGTTTGATAATGCTGTAATGGGATTAAAGCACAGTATTCCTATCGCTACAAACTTTAAATTAGGGTTCTTTAGTTTCAGTGCTAATGGTAACTACGAAGAGAATTGGGTTTTTGAAACTTTTAGACAGTCTCTTGTAGAAAATGAAAGTGGGGTTTTTGAAACCGTTCGCGATACCATAAACGGGTTTGATGCCTACCGTTCTTATAGCTATGGGGCCAGTGTTGGAACCACCGTTTATGGTAGCTGGAAATCAAAGGATGCAGCGTCTAAAGTACAAGCTGTCAGACACATCATACGCCCTAATATAAGTTACTCGGCAAACCCTAGTTTTGATCAATATTACGATCGCCTAGCCACGGAGCAAGGACTGGATGCTCCCGGAAGAGAAGAACAATTTTACAGCCGTTTTGACGGTACATTATTCGGTGCCCCAGGACGTAATTTTTCTAGTAGTATCAACTTGGGTGTTCAAAACAACATAGAGGCAAAAGTGAGGGATAGCGACTCGACAAAAACCGACCTTAAGAAAATTCAAATTCTTAAAAGTTTAAATTTCAACACCTCTTATAACCTAGCTGGTGATTCCTTAAATTGGAGTCCTTTGCAGATACGTGGTGTCATCCCAATTACTAAAAATATTGACCTGAACCTAGATGCTAACTTTGATCCTTATGCACTGGACAGCAACAACAACCGCATCAATACCTTTAACATTGATAATGGTGGTAGCCTGTTGCGTTTGACACGTGCTGGTTTCCGTACCAGTTTTAGGTTGAGCAGCAAAGACTTTGAAAAAGACAGTGATAAAGATACAGATGAATCTGACGAGCGCACCCAACAAAATGGTGGCCGTACTGATGATCTTTTTGGCGAGTCTGTAGATTACAGCCGACAAGAAAATCAGGAACCAGAAAAACAAGATATCAATGTCAATAAAGACCGTTACCGATTCAAGATTCCATGGAATTTGAGTTTTGCTTATACGATGACCTACAATAACGCCCAGCGGCAAAATGCCATCAACCAGCAAAGTTTAATGGTAAGCGGTGATCTGGAACTATCGCCACGATGGTCTATAGGTGGAAATACAGGTTATGATTTTGCTAACAAAGGAATTTCCTTTACCACCCTGCGTTTTCAGCGTGACTTAGAGAGTTTTAACATGAGCTTTAACTGGACACCTATTGGTCCTAGAAACAGCTGGTTTTTCTTTATAGGTATCAAAGCTAGCGCTTTAAGCGATATCAAATGGGACCAGCGCAGACAACCAGACCCCACTTTTTAA
- a CDS encoding N-acetylmuramoyl-L-alanine amidase, giving the protein MKTKIYLIIVLLSIPIVSMANIPIDSTKVTDKKVFTVVLDAGHGGKDSGKYVAQTAEKDIALKVVKLLGKQLESHTEIKVVYTRTTDKFLELYQRADIANNSKADLFVSVHCNAAAATAAKGNETWVLGIHRNADNLEVVQRENSVILLEENYKEKYVGFDPNDPSSFATNLMIQEEYLDNSIEMGTNVQSRFQTQLSRKNRGVKQAGFAVLRLSYMPSVLIETGFLTNEEERTFLRSTSGQKKVANSIYVAVLDYQKNREINLFEVEQVVTSETSTAAAAGNNIVYKVQISASSNKLEAQSYNFKSLPEISREKEGGIYRYFTGNFSSLKEVSELKEKAIAKGYTSAFIVIYEKGERRRL; this is encoded by the coding sequence ATGAAAACAAAGATATATTTGATTATTGTACTTCTTAGCATTCCTATCGTATCGATGGCAAATATACCGATCGATTCTACAAAAGTGACCGATAAAAAGGTTTTTACTGTGGTACTCGATGCTGGACATGGTGGTAAGGATTCTGGCAAGTATGTAGCCCAAACTGCTGAAAAGGATATTGCCTTGAAAGTAGTGAAGCTTTTAGGTAAACAATTGGAATCACATACAGAGATAAAAGTAGTCTATACACGTACGACAGATAAGTTTTTGGAACTGTATCAACGAGCAGACATCGCAAATAATTCAAAAGCAGATCTATTTGTATCCGTTCATTGCAACGCTGCAGCTGCTACCGCTGCTAAAGGAAATGAAACTTGGGTATTAGGAATTCATAGAAATGCAGATAACCTAGAAGTGGTACAACGAGAGAACTCTGTGATTTTATTAGAAGAAAATTACAAAGAGAAATATGTAGGTTTTGATCCTAATGATCCATCTAGTTTTGCGACCAACTTAATGATACAAGAAGAATATTTAGATAACAGTATAGAGATGGGTACCAATGTACAGTCTAGATTCCAAACCCAATTGAGCAGAAAGAATCGCGGTGTAAAACAAGCAGGATTTGCCGTTTTAAGACTTTCTTATATGCCTAGCGTATTGATAGAAACTGGTTTTCTTACCAATGAGGAAGAGCGTACGTTTTTAAGAAGTACTTCGGGCCAAAAGAAAGTAGCCAATTCTATTTATGTGGCTGTATTAGATTATCAAAAGAATAGAGAGATCAATCTTTTTGAAGTAGAGCAGGTAGTTACTTCTGAAACAAGCACTGCAGCAGCAGCAGGAAATAATATCGTTTATAAAGTACAAATAAGTGCCAGTAGTAATAAACTAGAGGCACAATCTTATAACTTCAAAAGTCTGCCAGAAATTTCTCGAGAGAAAGAAGGTGGTATTTATCGATATTTTACAGGTAATTTCTCTTCTCTTAAGGAAGTGTCAGAATTAAAAGAAAAAGCTATTGCAAAAGGGTACACATCTGCATTTATAGTGATTTATGAAAAAGGAGAACGTCGCAGATTGTGA
- a CDS encoding zinc-dependent metalloprotease → MKSTRCIVSLLFLVSAFAKAQSTLPSQQFNGYYDFSYQEDKGSILLEVKDLDKEFLYVHSLTSGLGSNDIGLDRGQLGDGVVVKWIKSGNKLLLLQPNLNYRASSTNEDEKASIEQAFAKSVLFGFDIKEHKNGTYVIDLTPFLMEDAHGVATRLKDRKQGTYKLDKSRSVLWMENTKSFPKNTEFEAMLTFTGTPTGRDVKSVAPDASSISVIQHHSFVELPDAGYQPRVFHPRSGSFYTSYMDYSTPVFEPIQKRLITRHRLEKKNPESAFSEPVEPIIYYLDRGTPEPVRSALLEGAGWWNEAFESAGYKNAFQVKMLPEDADPMDLRYNVIQWVHRSTRGWSYGGSITDPRTGEIIKGHVSLGSLRIRQDFMIAQGLLKEPFKGNDKNHEAMMDMALARIRQLGAHEVGHTLGFAHNFAASTQDRASVMDYPHPKYDIVDGVISLEDAYAIGIGKWDKLTVQYSYGNPKTSQSEAAFLQSIIKIADVENLKFISDSDSRAAGGASASGHLWDNGANPSKELVHILKVREIAMNQFSLDNIRSGEALSVLEDVFVPVYFAHRYQVEATTKLVGGLEYEFLTKDGNQEFNTVGAFQQVEALRNILKTIDPETLKIPQSVLKLFPPRAYGYARTRESFQSETGVSFDPLNAAATSVDMTFDFLFHPERMNRITTANALVPNGTKEVENINDFKNASNAVLTLGTILNAVSDQVFRDYKNDDPYATAIAHRTQELFINHLMNLIASSRTNIDVKAAARHQLKSIEKDLSKRDAFENQLLMQIQPFYLHPELFQEKKLPAIPDGSPIGCGYSFK, encoded by the coding sequence ATGAAAAGTACTCGGTGCATCGTTTCCTTATTATTTTTAGTTTCCGCTTTCGCGAAAGCGCAGTCAACATTACCTTCCCAGCAATTTAACGGCTATTACGACTTCTCTTATCAGGAAGATAAAGGTAGTATACTGCTAGAAGTTAAAGATCTAGACAAAGAATTTCTTTATGTTCATTCCCTGACCAGTGGTTTAGGATCTAATGATATAGGACTGGATCGTGGACAATTAGGCGATGGAGTTGTGGTAAAATGGATCAAAAGTGGTAACAAATTATTGCTCCTACAGCCTAATTTAAACTATCGTGCAAGTTCTACAAATGAAGATGAAAAAGCCTCTATAGAACAAGCCTTTGCAAAGTCAGTATTATTTGGTTTTGATATTAAGGAACATAAAAACGGCACTTATGTGATTGATTTGACTCCGTTTCTAATGGAAGATGCGCATGGAGTGGCAACACGTTTAAAAGATCGCAAACAAGGAACTTATAAGCTTGATAAATCACGCAGCGTTTTGTGGATGGAAAACACCAAGAGTTTTCCTAAGAATACAGAGTTTGAAGCCATGCTTACTTTTACAGGAACACCTACAGGAAGAGACGTCAAAAGTGTTGCGCCAGACGCCAGTAGTATTTCTGTGATCCAGCATCACAGTTTTGTGGAATTACCAGATGCAGGTTACCAACCTCGTGTATTCCATCCGCGTAGTGGTTCTTTTTACACGAGTTATATGGATTATAGCACACCAGTTTTTGAACCCATCCAAAAGCGATTGATCACTAGACATCGATTAGAAAAGAAAAACCCAGAATCAGCTTTTAGTGAGCCAGTAGAACCTATCATTTATTATTTAGATCGTGGAACACCAGAACCAGTGCGCAGTGCTTTATTAGAAGGTGCCGGCTGGTGGAATGAAGCTTTTGAGAGTGCTGGTTATAAGAATGCTTTTCAAGTGAAGATGCTTCCAGAAGATGCAGATCCTATGGATTTGAGATACAATGTGATCCAGTGGGTGCATCGCAGTACTCGTGGCTGGAGTTATGGCGGTAGTATCACAGATCCACGAACTGGTGAGATTATCAAAGGCCATGTGAGCTTAGGAAGTTTGCGCATACGTCAAGATTTTATGATTGCACAAGGATTGCTTAAAGAGCCTTTTAAAGGAAACGATAAAAATCATGAGGCCATGATGGATATGGCACTTGCGAGAATACGACAGTTAGGCGCTCATGAAGTTGGACATACCTTAGGTTTTGCACATAATTTTGCAGCAAGCACACAAGATCGAGCAAGCGTTATGGATTACCCACATCCCAAGTATGACATTGTAGATGGAGTAATTTCTTTAGAAGATGCTTATGCAATAGGAATCGGAAAATGGGACAAGTTAACGGTACAGTATTCTTATGGGAACCCAAAAACCAGCCAGTCTGAAGCCGCTTTTTTACAATCGATTATTAAAATAGCTGACGTTGAAAACCTCAAGTTTATTTCAGACAGCGATTCTAGAGCTGCAGGTGGTGCAAGTGCCAGTGGACACCTTTGGGATAATGGAGCAAATCCTTCTAAAGAATTAGTACATATTTTAAAAGTTCGCGAGATAGCTATGAATCAATTTTCTTTAGATAATATCAGATCTGGAGAGGCTTTAAGTGTGTTAGAAGATGTATTTGTACCTGTTTACTTTGCACACAGATACCAAGTAGAGGCAACTACAAAACTTGTGGGAGGTCTGGAGTATGAATTTCTAACAAAGGATGGCAATCAAGAATTTAATACGGTAGGTGCTTTTCAACAAGTTGAAGCATTGCGCAATATCTTAAAAACGATAGATCCAGAGACTTTGAAGATTCCGCAATCGGTTTTAAAATTATTCCCGCCACGAGCTTACGGATATGCTAGAACAAGAGAAAGTTTTCAATCAGAAACAGGAGTGAGCTTTGATCCTTTAAATGCTGCAGCTACCAGTGTAGACATGACTTTTGATTTCTTGTTTCATCCAGAACGTATGAACAGAATCACCACTGCCAATGCCTTGGTACCTAATGGTACTAAAGAGGTGGAAAATATCAATGATTTTAAAAACGCCTCTAATGCTGTTTTGACTCTAGGAACGATATTGAATGCTGTTTCTGATCAAGTATTTAGAGATTATAAAAATGATGATCCTTACGCTACAGCTATTGCTCATAGAACTCAAGAGCTTTTTATAAATCACTTAATGAACCTTATAGCTAGTTCTCGCACAAATATAGACGTAAAAGCTGCCGCGAGACACCAATTGAAAAGTATTGAAAAAGACCTGAGCAAACGAGATGCTTTTGAGAACCAATTGTTAATGCAAATCCAACCCTTCTATCTGCATCCAGAATTGTTTCAAGAAAAGAAATTACCTGCGATTCCAGATGGAAGTCCAATAGGTTGTGGGTATTCTTTTAAATAG
- a CDS encoding (Fe-S)-binding protein, translated as MEYIPNIIFVFLLLAGVGYFASNIKKMIRNIKLGKKVDRSDRKGERFAQMARIALGQSKMVRRPIAGFLHVVVYVGFVIINIEVFEIIIDGITGKHRIFAPYLGGVYGVLIATFEILAFLVLATVVIFWLRRNVMNIKRFIMGELKGWPKNDANYILYFEVVLMTLFLTMNAADLSIQEGVLAGQFTSEAAAHYINAGSFPISGFISPLFDGMSFESLLLIERTCWWLHITGILIFLNYLYWSKHLHIMLAFPNVYFAKLTPKGQFTNMAAVTKEVKMMMDPNADPFAAPDPNEADEVPAALGANDIFDLDQVQLLNAYTCTECGRCTSECPANITGKKLSPRKIMMDTRDRLEEVGAVINKEGEWKDDGKTLLNDYISTEELWACTTCNACVEACPIGIDPLSIIMEMRRYLVLENSAAPSELNTTMGNIENNGAPWPYNQMDRLNWAKE; from the coding sequence ATGGAATACATACCTAATATCATATTTGTTTTTCTACTCCTTGCAGGAGTAGGTTATTTTGCTAGTAACATCAAAAAGATGATACGCAATATTAAACTTGGAAAAAAAGTAGATCGCTCCGATCGTAAAGGAGAACGTTTTGCTCAAATGGCCCGTATTGCTTTGGGACAATCAAAAATGGTTAGACGTCCTATTGCGGGTTTCTTGCATGTCGTAGTTTACGTAGGTTTTGTAATCATTAACATTGAAGTATTTGAAATCATCATTGATGGTATCACAGGGAAGCATAGAATATTTGCTCCATATTTAGGAGGTGTTTACGGTGTATTGATCGCTACATTTGAAATTCTTGCATTTCTGGTTTTAGCAACAGTTGTTATTTTTTGGTTGCGTAGAAATGTAATGAACATCAAGCGTTTTATAATGGGCGAGCTTAAAGGATGGCCTAAAAACGATGCCAATTACATTCTTTATTTTGAAGTCGTATTGATGACTTTGTTCTTAACCATGAATGCTGCAGATCTCAGCATACAAGAAGGCGTGCTGGCGGGTCAGTTTACTAGTGAAGCAGCTGCACATTATATCAATGCAGGTAGTTTTCCAATCAGCGGTTTTATCTCTCCGTTATTTGATGGAATGAGCTTTGAAAGCTTACTTCTTATAGAAAGAACCTGTTGGTGGTTGCACATTACTGGGATTTTGATTTTCTTAAACTATTTATATTGGTCCAAACACCTTCATATTATGTTGGCGTTCCCTAATGTATATTTTGCAAAGTTGACTCCTAAAGGACAGTTCACTAATATGGCTGCTGTTACTAAAGAAGTAAAAATGATGATGGATCCAAATGCAGATCCATTTGCTGCTCCAGACCCTAATGAGGCAGATGAAGTTCCAGCGGCGCTTGGAGCAAATGATATTTTTGATCTAGATCAAGTACAATTGCTCAATGCGTATACCTGTACAGAATGTGGACGTTGTACTTCAGAGTGTCCAGCAAATATCACAGGTAAGAAGTTGAGCCCACGTAAAATAATGATGGATACTCGTGATCGATTAGAAGAGGTAGGAGCGGTAATCAACAAAGAAGGTGAGTGGAAGGATGATGGAAAGACTTTGTTGAATGATTATATATCCACAGAGGAGCTTTGGGCATGTACAACATGTAATGCTTGTGTAGAGGCTTGTCCTATAGGTATTGATCCCTTGAGTATTATCATGGAAATGAGAAGGTATTTAGTGTTGGAAAATAGTGCAGCACCTAGTGAATTAAATACCACTATGGGGAACATTGAAAATAATGGAGCACCATGGCCGTATAACCAGATGGACCGCCTTAATTGGGCAAAGGAATAA
- a CDS encoding (Fe-S)-binding protein: MSNNLVVPTAAEFIAQGKQPEVLFWVGCSGSFDDRAKKITKAFVKLLNKAGVEFAVLGAEESCSGDPAKRAGNEFLFQMQAMMNIEVLNGYEIKKIVTACPHCFNTLKNEYPELGGNYEVIHHTSFLKDLISNGRLTIEGGKFKGKKITYHDPCYLGRANDIYEAPRELIEKLDAALVEMKRSRRNGLCCGAGGAQMFKDAEPGDKEINIERTEEAVDTGADIIAAGCPFCNTMMTDGVKAAEKEGKVEVMDIAELIASANDL; encoded by the coding sequence ATGAGTAACAATTTAGTAGTACCTACAGCGGCCGAATTTATAGCACAAGGCAAACAGCCCGAAGTATTGTTTTGGGTAGGATGTAGTGGTAGTTTTGACGATAGAGCAAAGAAAATCACCAAAGCTTTTGTAAAGCTTTTGAATAAAGCTGGAGTAGAATTTGCAGTTTTAGGAGCAGAAGAAAGCTGTTCTGGAGATCCTGCAAAAAGAGCAGGGAATGAGTTTCTTTTCCAGATGCAAGCGATGATGAACATAGAAGTGCTAAATGGCTATGAGATCAAAAAAATCGTTACTGCTTGTCCTCACTGTTTCAATACGCTTAAAAATGAATATCCTGAATTAGGTGGGAATTATGAAGTGATTCATCATACCTCATTTCTTAAGGACTTAATTTCTAATGGTCGACTTACGATTGAAGGAGGGAAATTTAAAGGAAAGAAAATCACTTATCACGATCCTTGTTATTTAGGACGTGCTAATGATATTTATGAGGCTCCAAGGGAACTGATAGAAAAGCTAGATGCAGCACTGGTTGAAATGAAACGCAGTCGTCGTAACGGGCTGTGTTGTGGAGCTGGTGGAGCACAAATGTTTAAGGATGCAGAACCTGGAGACAAAGAAATCAACATTGAACGCACAGAAGAGGCGGTGGATACTGGTGCTGATATTATTGCTGCTGGATGTCCATTCTGTAATACCATGATGACCGATGGTGTAAAAGCCGCCGAAAAAGAAGGGAAAGTAGAAGTTATGGATATCGCAGAATTAATAGCAAGTGCAAACGATTTATAA